The Hymenobacter swuensis DY53 genome includes the window CACGCTCTTCAACACCTACTCGTTCTACGCCCTCTACGCCAACCTCGACGGCTTCCAGGCCCGGGAGTTTGACCGCACGCCGCACGCCGAGCTAAGCGAGCTGGACCGCTGGATTCTGAGCAAGCTCCAGTCGCTGATTCTGGAAGTGCGCGGCCACTACGATAGCTACGACCCCACGAAGGCCGCCCGCGCCATCCAGGATTTCGTGACCGACCAGCTCTCCAACTGGCACGTGCGCCTCTCGCGCCGCCGCTTCTGGAAGGGCGAGCTGACCGCCGACAAGCGCGCCGCCTACGAAACCCTGCAGGAATGCCTGGTGGTAGTGTCGCAGCTCATGGCCCCGATTGCGCCCTTCTTCGCCGAGTGGCTCTACCAAAACATGACCAACGGCATGCGCGCCGAAGCCATCGAGCGCAACACCCCGCTGGCCGCCGAATCGGTGCACCTGACTTTGCTGGTGGAGGCCGACGAAGCCCGCATCGACAAGGCGCTGGAGGAGCGGATGGAGCTGGCTCAGCGCATTTCTTCGCTCACGCACTCGCTCCGCAAGAAGTCGGTGCTGAAGGTGCGGCAGCCGCTGCAGCGCATCCTGGTGCCGGTATTCAACGATTCCACCCGCGCCCAGGTGGCCTTGGTGGAAGATCTGATCTGCGCCGAGGTGAACGTGAAGCACGTAGAGTTCCTCGATGATGCCAGCGGCGTGCTGGTGAAGTCGGTGAAGCCCAACTTCAAGCGCCTAGGCCAGCAGTACGGCGCCAAGCTGAAAGCCGTGGGTGCCCGCATCCAGCAGATGAGCGCCGAGGAAATCAGCACCCTCGAAAAAACCGGTCAGCTGGCCGTGGAAATCGACGGCGAAGCCTACACCCTGGCCCCCGATGACGTGGAAATCCGCACCCAAGACCTGCCCGGCTGGCTGGTGGCCACCGATGGCCCCCTCACCGTGGCCCTTGACGTGACCCTGACCGACGAGTTGCGCCAGGAAGGCGTGGCCCGCGAGCTGGTGAACCGCCTCCAGAACCTGCGCAAAGACAGCGGCCTGGAAGTGCAGGACAAAATCCGGGTGACGCTGCAGCAGCAGCCCGAGCTGGAAGCCGCCGTGCAGTCGTTCGGCGGTTACATCCGTGAGGAAGTGCAGGCCCTGAGCCTGGATTTCGCCCCGGAAATCAGCGGCGGCGCGGTGCTGGAATTCGATGAGTTTTCCGTGCCGGTGCTGCTGAACGTAGCAACTGCCTAAGCCTCAGGAGCCAACCGCCGCCTTAAAAACGGCGGTTGGCACATCGGCGCACAAAGAACAGAGCCGGCCCTCAAATCCGGCTCAAAACGGCATAAATCGCCAACCGAAACATATACCAACGGCGCAACAGTTCGGCTCTCGCCTCTGAGGCCGAAGTCCAAAAATCTTCGTCACTTTGTGCTACGAGAGGGGAGAGGTTGCCAGCCTGACAATGTGTCGGGATGGAGTCTCACTTCTCACTTCTAACCTCTCACCTCTATAGAATGAAGTACTGGAAATACTACCTAGTGGCCCTGTTGGTCATCGTCATTGATCAACTCTCGAAGTGGGCTGTGCACCGCTACATGCCCCTCGGCATGCCCGGTGAAATTCCGCTGCTTGGCGACTGGTTTAAGCTGCACTACACGCTCAACCCGGGTATGGCTTTCGGGGTAGAATTGCCGCCACCCTACGGTAAAATCCTGCTCACCAGCTTCCGGCTGGTGGCCGTGACGGGCATTGCATACTACATCTACAAATTGTGGAAACAGCGTGCCCCGCAGGGCTTTATTGTGTGTGTAGCCATGATTCTGGGCGGGGCGCTGGGTAACGTTATCGACTCGATTTTCTATGGTATTCTCTACAACAATGCGCCGTATGGTTCGCCTACACCCTGGTTTCATGGGCAAGTGATTGATATGCTGTACGTGGATATCTATGAGGGTTTCTTGCCATCTTCGTGGCCTTTAATGGGAGGCTCGCACGTATCACTATGGCCCATCTTCAACATTGCCGATTCGGCTATTTTTGTCGGAGTAGCCCTGATTCTATTGTTCCAGAGCCGCTTTTTTGCCCACCACGAAGCCGCGCACCCCCTGGCCGCCGATGATGCCCAAGCCGCCCAGACCCGCCGCGACGCTGAAGCCTCGGAAGTAGCGTAGAATAAACTCACTAAGAGCCAAAAGGCCCGCTGGAACTGTTCCAGCGGGCCTTTTTTTGGTTTTTAGAACTTCATGCTGAGCAGCTTCTGCCTTAAATCCTACCAGCTATAGTGCACCAGCGGCTTGATGCGCTGCTCGTATACCGTTTTCACGGCCTGCATCTGTTCCGGTGTGAGGGCCGGCAACTCGGCGGCTTGCAGGTTCGATTGCAACTGATCGGGCCGGGATGCGCCGGGGATTACGCAGCTTACTTCATCGAACATCAGCACCCAGCGCAGGGCCAGCGGGGCCAGGCTGGGCTGGTCGGCGAATATCTTTTTCAGCTCCTCTACGGCTGCCAGGCCTGTTTCATAGTCCACGCCCGAGAAAGTTTCGCCCTTGTCGAAGGCGGCCCCGTCGCGGTTGAACTGGCGGTGGTCATCGGGGGAGAAGGTGGTGTGGGGCGAGAATTTGCCGGTGAGCAGGCCGCTGGCCAGCGGTACGCGCACAATCAGACCCACGTCGTGGCGCTTTGCCTCCTGAAACAGCAGTTCGGCCGGCCGCTGCCGGAACATGTTGAAAATGAGTTGGATGGTCGTAACGTTGGGGAAGGTCAGGGCCTTGAGGCCTTCCTCCACCTTCTCCACGCTCACGCCCAGGTGCCGGATTTTGCCTTCTTCCTGCAGCCGGT containing:
- a CDS encoding aldo/keto reductase — translated: MQYRKLGKTGFNVSEISLGTWQVGGKWGDPFSHDTADAILNSAVDSGINFIDTADVYGDGESEKAVGRLVRSRSERVYVATKCGRQLQPHTNEAYQPAALRRFVENSLRNMQLDTLDLIQLHCPPTEVFYRPEIFELFDRLQEEGKIRHLGVSVEKVEEGLKALTFPNVTTIQLIFNMFRQRPAELLFQEAKRHDVGLIVRVPLASGLLTGKFSPHTTFSPDDHRQFNRDGAAFDKGETFSGVDYETGLAAVEELKKIFADQPSLAPLALRWVLMFDEVSCVIPGASRPDQLQSNLQAAELPALTPEQMQAVKTVYEQRIKPLVHYSW
- a CDS encoding lipoprotein signal peptidase — encoded protein: MKYWKYYLVALLVIVIDQLSKWAVHRYMPLGMPGEIPLLGDWFKLHYTLNPGMAFGVELPPPYGKILLTSFRLVAVTGIAYYIYKLWKQRAPQGFIVCVAMILGGALGNVIDSIFYGILYNNAPYGSPTPWFHGQVIDMLYVDIYEGFLPSSWPLMGGSHVSLWPIFNIADSAIFVGVALILLFQSRFFAHHEAAHPLAADDAQAAQTRRDAEASEVA